GCGCGTTTTTTATTGTTTATAAAGGATAGATGAGAGAAACCATAGATAAGAGAGAAGCGCCTACCACTTAATTAAAACAGCACCCCAGGTTATCCCCCCACCCAAAGCGGTGAATACTACGATATCGCCTGGTTTGATGGTATTTTGTTTAAGGGCACTATCCAGTGCCAGCGGAATAGAAGCGGCTGACGTGTTTGCGTGCTTATCTACCGTAATGATGACCTGCTCAGCCTTAAGACCAAGCTTTCTACCTATGCCATCAATAATCCGCACATTGGCTTGATGGGGAACTAGGTAATCAATATCAGCGACCGTCAACTGATTGGCTTGAAGTAAAGACTCAATCGCTGAAGACATTTTTTCGACCGCATGTTTAAAAACTTCCTTACCCGACATAGAGATAGTACCCATGTTGCCTTTAGCGATACCACCATCGGTAAACAAGATATCTTTAAGGGAACCATCAGAGTAAAGTTTCGTTGCTAGAATACCGCGCTCTTCGTTGGTTTCCGCTGCCAGCACAACCGCCCCAGCACCATCACCAAATAACACGCAGGTAGACCGGTCATTCCAATCTAAAATTTTAGACATCGACTCCGCGCCGATCACCAGGATCTTTTCAGCCTGTTGCAAACGGATAAAATTATCAGCGACCGCCAGCGCATACACAAAACCACTGCACACGGCCTGCACATCAAAGGCAGCACCTTTGGTCATGCCAAGCATCGCCTGCACCTGGGTTGCAACCGAAGGGAAGATATTATCAGGGGTCGTGGTTGCCAGCACAATCATATCAATATCGTTGGCCGACAGATTCGCAGCCTCCAGTGCCCTAAGCGCTGCCTGGTAAGCCATCGTCGTCGTGGTTTCACCTTCGCCTGCGACATAACGCTGTTTAATACCGGTGCGAGTGACAATCCATTCGTCATTGGTATCAATACGCTTGGCCAGATCGTCATTGGTAACAAGATTAGGCGGCACATAAGCACCTGAACCTATGATGCGTGATAGACGTTTTGACATATCATTCTTCCTAAGCTATTCGCCCGTAGCTGTTGTTTTTTGGGTAATCATTTCCACAATACGCTCATTAATTTGATTGGCCACTAATTCGATAGCCACCATAATCGCATTGGCAAATGAGATTTCATCAGCACCACCGTGACTCTTCACGGAAATTCCATTAATCCCCAGGAACATCGCGCCGTTATAACGGCGCGGATCGATTTTCCGATACATTTTTTTAAGGGATGGATAAGCCAGCAATCCACCGATACGTGAAACCATATTACGCCTGAAGGCTTCTTTTACAAACCCTCCGACCACATTGGCAGTCCCTTCTGCCGTTTTAAGGGCAACATTGCCTGTAAACCCATCGGTAACAATCACATCGACCGTTCCTTTGGCAATGGCATCGCCTTCGATGTAGCCATAAAAATTAATGGGGATATCGGTTTCTTTTAACATCCGATAGGCTGATTTAACTTCCTCATTGCCCTTTAGCTCTTCCGAACCAATATTGAGGAGACCAACAGTGGGGTCTTTTTTACCTAAGACTACCTGGGCAAAGGCTTCACCCATAATGGCAAACTGAAATAAATTCTCAGCGCTGCATTCCGCATTCGCACCCAAATCAAGGATCACCGAACTGCCTCTAAAATTAGGCATAAGAGCGGCAATCGCCGGACGATCAATTCCGTGCAGGGTATGAAACACAAATTTCGACATCGCCATAAGGCTTCCGGTGTTACCGGCAGAAACCACACAAGCAGCTTCTCCAGCTTTCACCGCATCAATAGCGAGGCGCATACTGGAATTTCGTCCTGAACGCAACGCAACAGACGGCTTTTCGCCGGCAGAAACCACGTCGTCAGTATGATGGATTTTAGAAAGAGGCTCCAGAGCGGGGAACTGTTCTAGAACAGGCTTTATCTCATGCTCTTTCCCAAAGAAGATATAACGCACATTGGGAAAATGGCAACGAACCTCGTTTGCCCCGGCAATGATAGAATACGGCGCATGATCACCGCCCATGGCATCCAGGGCGATTGTCATACTGATATCGT
This portion of the Alphaproteobacteria bacterium genome encodes:
- the plsX gene encoding phosphate acyltransferase PlsX, with the translated sequence MTIALDAMGGDHAPYSIIAGANEVRCHFPNVRYIFFGKEHEIKPVLEQFPALEPLSKIHHTDDVVSAGEKPSVALRSGRNSSMRLAIDAVKAGEAACVVSAGNTGSLMAMSKFVFHTLHGIDRPAIAALMPNFRGSSVILDLGANAECSAENLFQFAIMGEAFAQVVLGKKDPTVGLLNIGSEELKGNEEVKSAYRMLKETDIPINFYGYIEGDAIAKGTVDVIVTDGFTGNVALKTAEGTANVVGGFVKEAFRRNMVSRIGGLLAYPSLKKMYRKIDPRRYNGAMFLGINGISVKSHGGADEISFANAIMVAIELVANQINERIVEMITQKTTATGE
- a CDS encoding ketoacyl-ACP synthase III — encoded protein: MSKRLSRIIGSGAYVPPNLVTNDDLAKRIDTNDEWIVTRTGIKQRYVAGEGETTTTMAYQAALRALEAANLSANDIDMIVLATTTPDNIFPSVATQVQAMLGMTKGAAFDVQAVCSGFVYALAVADNFIRLQQAEKILVIGAESMSKILDWNDRSTCVLFGDGAGAVVLAAETNEERGILATKLYSDGSLKDILFTDGGIAKGNMGTISMSGKEVFKHAVEKMSSAIESLLQANQLTVADIDYLVPHQANVRIIDGIGRKLGLKAEQVIITVDKHANTSAASIPLALDSALKQNTIKPGDIVVFTALGGGITWGAVLIKW